A section of the Metasolibacillus fluoroglycofenilyticus genome encodes:
- the opp4C gene encoding oligopeptide ABC transporter permease, giving the protein MESSAATLKKNKKLPKPSSLLRQIVRRFLQNKMSLIGLAFLIFIILLSFIGPFFSPHINLGVDPTKINQAPSAEHWLGTDKLGRDVLTRLMLAGRISLLVGLGAMVMSVVIGGVLGIVSGFYRGIVDQIIMRIADVLMTLPGLPLLFIMAAILSEWKVPTEYRIYIVMLMLSIVGWPGLARLVRSQILSLSERQFMQATEALGLRDSRKLFKHLLPNIVPLLIVSGTLSVGGAILSESTLSFFGLGVVPPDASWGNMITSANSLIDFQKRPWLWIPPGLAIFLTVISINLLGDGLRDAIDPNMKRR; this is encoded by the coding sequence GTGGAAAGTAGTGCTGCAACGCTAAAGAAAAATAAAAAACTACCGAAGCCTTCTTCATTATTAAGGCAAATCGTAAGGCGTTTTTTGCAAAATAAAATGTCGCTTATTGGATTAGCGTTTTTAATATTTATTATTTTATTGTCTTTTATAGGACCTTTTTTTTCGCCGCATATAAATTTAGGCGTTGACCCAACGAAAATAAATCAAGCACCGAGTGCCGAGCATTGGCTTGGAACGGATAAATTAGGGCGCGATGTATTAACGCGCTTAATGTTAGCTGGACGCATTTCGCTATTAGTCGGATTAGGTGCGATGGTTATGTCCGTTGTCATTGGGGGCGTGTTAGGCATTGTCTCTGGTTTTTATCGCGGTATTGTCGACCAAATTATTATGCGCATTGCTGATGTGTTAATGACATTGCCTGGATTGCCATTACTATTTATTATGGCGGCGATTTTATCAGAATGGAAAGTGCCTACGGAGTACCGCATTTATATCGTCATGCTTATGTTAAGTATTGTCGGTTGGCCGGGCTTGGCACGACTTGTGCGCAGTCAAATTTTGAGCCTAAGTGAGCGTCAATTTATGCAGGCAACAGAGGCGCTCGGCTTGCGTGATAGCCGTAAGTTATTCAAGCATTTATTGCCGAATATAGTGCCCCTCTTAATTGTCTCGGGTACATTAAGCGTTGGTGGCGCAATTTTAAGTGAATCAACATTGAGCTTCTTTGGATTAGGTGTTGTGCCACCAGATGCCTCGTGGGGGAATATGATTACTTCCGCCAATTCACTTATTGATTTTCAAAAAAGACCTTGGCTATGGATTCCACCAGGTTTAGCTATATTTTTAACAGTTATTAGCATTAACTTATTAGGTGATGGGCTGCGTGACGCAATTGATCCAAATATGAAAAGGAGGTAG
- a CDS encoding ABC transporter ATP-binding protein, producing MENAVLDVKNLLTQYYTGDGVINAVHDVSFSIPKGQTVCLVGESGCGKSAVAMSIMGLIDAGSGGIKDGEILFEGKDLLKMKKHELRQLRGNDISMIFQEPMTSLNPVLTIGGQIIEPLMEHELISKKEAKKRALELIELVGIGRAEEIFNSYPHELSGGMLQRIMIAIALACSPNLLIADEPTTALDVTIQAQILDLLRSLKEQRDMSMLLITHDLGVVAEVADYVIVMYAGRVIEEGPVVELFQNPKHPYTKGLLKSKPVINQRQEELYTIAGQVPNLATLTPSCYFSERCEQCMAICNEQMPEIKDLDNGQRVACWLYEEVTTI from the coding sequence ATGGAAAATGCGGTGTTAGACGTTAAAAATCTTTTAACTCAATATTATACTGGCGATGGCGTTATTAATGCTGTTCATGATGTTAGCTTTTCGATTCCAAAAGGGCAGACGGTATGCTTAGTAGGGGAGTCGGGCTGTGGAAAAAGCGCAGTCGCTATGTCCATTATGGGATTGATTGATGCGGGTTCAGGTGGCATTAAGGACGGCGAAATTTTATTTGAAGGCAAAGATTTGTTAAAGATGAAAAAACATGAGCTACGTCAGCTCCGTGGTAATGATATTTCAATGATTTTCCAAGAGCCAATGACCTCTTTAAACCCCGTCTTAACAATTGGCGGTCAAATAATCGAACCGTTAATGGAGCATGAGCTCATTTCGAAAAAAGAAGCGAAAAAAAGAGCATTAGAGCTAATTGAGCTTGTTGGCATCGGGCGTGCAGAGGAAATTTTTAATAGCTATCCTCATGAATTGAGTGGTGGTATGCTACAGCGTATTATGATTGCCATTGCTTTAGCATGCTCGCCTAATTTGCTTATTGCAGATGAGCCGACAACCGCTTTAGATGTAACGATTCAAGCGCAAATTTTAGATTTGCTTCGTTCATTAAAAGAGCAAAGAGATATGTCGATGCTATTGATTACCCATGATTTAGGGGTAGTGGCAGAGGTGGCAGACTATGTCATCGTTATGTATGCGGGGAGGGTGATTGAGGAAGGGCCTGTTGTGGAGCTTTTCCAAAACCCTAAGCATCCATATACGAAAGGCCTGCTAAAGTCAAAGCCGGTTATTAATCAAAGGCAAGAGGAACTATATACAATTGCAGGGCAAGTGCCGAATTTAGCTACTTTAACACCTTCTTGTTATTTTAGTGAGCGCTGTGAGCAGTGTATGGCGATTTGTAACGAGCAAATGCCGGAAATCAAGGACTTGGATAATGGGCAAAGGGTAGCTTGCTGGCTATATGAAGAGGTGACAACGATATGA
- a CDS encoding ABC transporter substrate-binding protein — MSLKKFINVVGIIGLSAFLVACGGNDSATETNKQDVSAEQSEGGQKIVVEDAVIPAENPAASPETAIKRGDTVVVGLQEPGGVFTPYFNTSGYDGNVQSVMFEPLVDINAKGETVAGLAEDWVISEDGLVYTFTLRDGLKFDDGTPLTAEDIEFTLTLLHDPAYAGNTDITEASIVGGLDYKNGDATSISGITVIDERTIEITTDKVSARTLRLLGGAVLKKDYYGNGYVKGNLDYLAALHQKPIGAGPYRFVAYLPGQEIRYEANEHYYGGAPKAKGFIYKTTVGDAQQFFQTGELDYSALAANQDNFEFLQALGFADINIYTSSAYGYMVFNHEKEVFKDPKVRQAFSLGLDRQTIISTYYQGFAQVANVPVSPTSWAYTADVGSTDYNPEKAKTLLEEAGWTVGSDGIREKDGKKLTVYYFTTAGGLGDTLIPIAKENYKEIGIDLQVEQMDFNALLARVDKGDHDLASFTTTMLPDPYNGVEGFHSKSNNSTFKGYGDEEIDALIEATIGTNDIAERTAAFHELYEALEENPPVIYMAYTKVLSGANARIEGFEPNGYRGIASSLRNLQLAE, encoded by the coding sequence ATGAGTTTGAAAAAATTTATTAATGTAGTAGGAATTATTGGTTTAAGCGCATTCCTTGTAGCTTGTGGTGGAAATGATTCGGCTACTGAAACGAATAAGCAAGATGTTTCGGCGGAGCAATCGGAAGGCGGACAAAAAATAGTTGTTGAAGATGCGGTTATTCCAGCAGAAAACCCAGCAGCTTCACCAGAAACGGCAATTAAACGCGGGGATACAGTTGTAGTTGGCTTGCAAGAGCCTGGCGGTGTATTTACGCCATATTTTAATACAAGTGGCTATGATGGAAACGTACAGTCTGTTATGTTTGAGCCTTTAGTAGATATTAATGCAAAAGGTGAAACGGTAGCAGGCTTAGCAGAGGACTGGGTTATTTCAGAAGACGGCTTAGTATACACATTTACTTTGCGTGATGGGTTAAAATTTGATGACGGTACACCTTTAACAGCGGAAGATATCGAATTTACATTAACTTTATTACATGACCCAGCGTATGCAGGTAACACAGATATTACAGAAGCAAGCATCGTTGGCGGGTTAGACTACAAAAATGGTGATGCGACAAGTATTTCGGGTATTACGGTAATTGATGAGCGCACAATTGAGATTACGACAGATAAAGTAAGTGCTCGTACTTTACGTTTACTAGGCGGTGCAGTGCTGAAAAAGGATTACTATGGCAATGGCTATGTGAAAGGTAATTTAGATTATTTAGCCGCATTACATCAAAAGCCAATTGGGGCGGGTCCATACCGATTTGTTGCTTACTTACCGGGGCAAGAAATTCGTTATGAGGCGAACGAGCATTATTATGGTGGTGCACCAAAAGCAAAAGGCTTTATTTATAAAACAACTGTTGGGGATGCACAGCAATTCTTCCAAACAGGTGAGTTAGATTATAGTGCATTAGCGGCAAACCAAGATAATTTTGAGTTTTTACAAGCATTAGGCTTCGCAGATATTAATATTTATACATCTTCAGCTTATGGCTATATGGTATTTAATCATGAAAAAGAGGTGTTTAAAGACCCGAAAGTGCGCCAAGCATTTTCATTGGGACTAGACCGTCAAACAATCATTAGCACATACTATCAAGGTTTTGCACAAGTAGCAAACGTACCTGTATCTCCGACATCATGGGCATATACTGCTGATGTAGGTTCGACTGATTATAATCCAGAAAAAGCGAAAACTTTATTAGAAGAGGCAGGTTGGACTGTCGGGTCAGATGGTATTCGTGAAAAAGATGGTAAAAAGCTTACAGTATATTACTTTACGACAGCAGGTGGCCTAGGCGATACGTTAATTCCAATTGCGAAGGAAAACTATAAAGAAATCGGCATCGATTTACAAGTGGAGCAAATGGACTTTAATGCGTTGTTAGCACGTGTAGATAAAGGTGACCATGATTTAGCTTCTTTCACAACAACAATGTTACCTGACCCGTATAACGGTGTTGAAGGCTTCCATTCGAAAAGCAATAACTCAACATTTAAAGGCTATGGTGATGAAGAGATTGACGCATTAATCGAGGCGACAATTGGAACGAATGATATTGCAGAACGTACAGCTGCATTCCATGAATTATACGAGGCATTAGAGGAAAATCCACCAGTGATTTATATGGCTTATACAAAGGTATTAAGTGGTGCTAATGCACGTATTGAAGGTTTCGAGCCAAATGGCTACCGCGGTATTGCAAGTAGCTTGCGCAATTTACAATTAGCGGAGTAA
- a CDS encoding peptidyl-prolyl cis-trans isomerase — protein MKSTRNIRTTPTPPIKTPLSQRRLKTKPALMILAILLAGNLFWFIMWLLPSKDKSNNDEVVATIDGDNITRQQWLAKMESMYGKETLQGLVNEAVMEKAAKQHKISVSDEEVDLELALMHSTQDITDRTFQSLSDKELRQKVRTQLILEKVLAKDIIITEEAVEGFYQDNQSLYNIPTSYRTSMIVADSKENIDSVLQELQNGSEFSVLARERSIDTPSASLGGDIGFITEQQANIDAAILKAVAKLEKGTTSEAIVLSDGRYAVLHVSEVKEGQSFTFEDVAAHIKRVLAVEQLSASITPEIFWTDYDVNWFYGEAK, from the coding sequence ATGAAATCAACGCGTAATATTCGCACAACACCAACACCACCAATAAAAACGCCACTTTCACAACGTCGATTAAAAACAAAACCGGCACTAATGATACTAGCGATTTTACTAGCAGGAAATTTGTTTTGGTTTATTATGTGGCTCTTGCCATCGAAAGATAAATCGAATAACGATGAGGTCGTTGCAACGATTGATGGAGATAATATCACACGTCAGCAATGGCTTGCTAAAATGGAAAGTATGTATGGAAAAGAAACACTACAAGGCTTAGTCAATGAAGCTGTTATGGAAAAAGCAGCGAAGCAACATAAAATTAGCGTATCGGATGAGGAAGTTGATTTAGAGCTAGCATTAATGCACTCAACTCAGGATATTACAGACAGAACATTCCAAAGTCTTTCTGATAAGGAGCTGCGTCAAAAAGTCCGAACGCAATTGATTTTAGAAAAGGTATTAGCGAAGGACATTATTATTACAGAAGAAGCAGTTGAAGGCTTTTATCAGGATAATCAATCGCTCTACAATATACCGACATCGTATAGGACGAGCATGATTGTAGCAGATTCTAAAGAAAATATAGATAGTGTGTTGCAGGAGTTACAAAATGGCTCTGAATTTTCTGTGCTAGCAAGAGAGCGCTCAATTGATACCCCATCAGCTAGCTTAGGTGGCGATATAGGCTTTATTACGGAGCAGCAGGCGAATATTGATGCCGCTATATTGAAAGCTGTCGCCAAGCTAGAAAAAGGGACAACGAGTGAGGCGATTGTTTTAAGTGATGGTCGCTATGCTGTTTTGCATGTAAGCGAAGTTAAAGAGGGGCAATCCTTTACATTTGAAGATGTGGCAGCGCATATTAAGCGTGTGTTAGCTGTGGAGCAATTATCGGCTAGCATAACGCCAGAAATCTTCTGGACAGACTATGATGTAAATTGGTTTTATGGGGAAGCGAAATAG
- a CDS encoding ABC transporter permease has product MKGYVVKRLLYMIPTLFGASILIFFLYSLVPGNFIDADQNLTAERKAELYELHGYNEPVVIRYFIWLKNLLKGDLGYSLQFQLPVGEVIGNYIWSSFIVALASLILTWLIAILVGIISAIRQYSIWDTFITIIVFAAMATPSFFLGLVIIKIFAVDLGWLPAGGMITTGSNFTGWDYVKDVAEHMILPVLVLTMLGIGGLTRYFRTNMLEVIKQDFMRTARAKGLKERVVIFKHGLRNALLPAITLFSFELPALFGGAIITEQIFNWPGIGAIYMQAFSVRDYPLLMGFTMFIAVLTVLSNLLADILYGIADPRVRVKK; this is encoded by the coding sequence ATGAAGGGCTATGTTGTGAAGAGACTTCTTTACATGATTCCAACATTATTTGGGGCATCGATTTTAATTTTCTTTTTATATTCCTTAGTACCGGGAAATTTCATTGATGCAGACCAAAATCTAACGGCTGAACGAAAAGCAGAATTGTATGAATTGCATGGATATAATGAGCCAGTCGTTATTCGTTATTTTATTTGGCTAAAAAATTTATTAAAAGGTGATTTAGGCTATTCGCTACAGTTTCAATTACCTGTTGGTGAAGTAATCGGAAATTACATATGGAGTTCGTTTATCGTAGCGCTGGCATCGTTAATTTTGACGTGGTTAATCGCTATTTTAGTTGGAATCATATCAGCGATTCGACAATATTCAATATGGGATACATTTATAACAATTATTGTCTTTGCTGCAATGGCAACACCATCTTTTTTCCTAGGGTTAGTAATTATTAAAATATTTGCGGTTGATTTAGGGTGGCTGCCTGCTGGGGGCATGATTACTACTGGCAGTAACTTTACGGGCTGGGATTATGTAAAAGATGTGGCAGAGCATATGATTTTGCCCGTTCTCGTCTTAACAATGCTTGGTATAGGCGGCTTAACGCGTTATTTCAGAACCAATATGCTGGAAGTGATTAAGCAGGATTTTATGCGGACTGCTCGGGCTAAAGGATTGAAGGAGCGAGTTGTTATTTTTAAACATGGCTTACGAAACGCATTATTACCTGCGATTACTCTGTTTAGCTTTGAGCTACCGGCTTTATTTGGCGGTGCGATTATTACAGAGCAAATTTTTAACTGGCCGGGCATAGGTGCGATTTATATGCAGGCATTTTCAGTACGTGATTATCCGCTGTTAATGGGCTTCACGATGTTTATCGCGGTGCTAACAGTGCTTAGTAATTTACTGGCGGATATTTTGTACGGAATTGCTGACCCACGAGTACGGGTGAAAAAATAA